From the Perca flavescens isolate YP-PL-M2 chromosome 21, PFLA_1.0, whole genome shotgun sequence genome, one window contains:
- the tbx6 gene encoding T-box transcription factor TBX6: protein MLSMEMYPSLTLGPQRIGDCFYRDRQAPAHMPLFPPACDVVAKALPPRLLAPPPVPNDPTTKAPKDEVKMELENASLWKQFSSVGTEMIITKKGRRMFPGLRLKLSGLNPSLRYILLLDIIPADNSRYRFQGGGWQAVGGAEARLPDRVFIHPDSPATGAHWQSRTISFHYAKLTNNTLDSQGHIILHSLHRYQPRVHVIEARDVLRWGGGQHSFVFPETQFLTVTAYQNNKITELKISANPFAKGFREDGMNSKKQRDARQKRKISVLTETLDIVNCDPCDSTELLPQPITTSTDLQALALASLPPLPDPSCGFRPEGASYQDTLVPEQPLDLGQAFMASHMSDIGISMANGMQGTPGSEVANRMIERSDTMGEPAYTSTFPAVQNNSSSFPSAPLPQTSSSFSSLSVPDSSDTSNAQSMDYPSILSSSPTLSSSSTTTTTTPSLQQTSFTFPTPPPSNSSSPQPLLSSSSPSANHYHTIPETIIPHTPTAASFPAPSSTCQSGLQDQISVHSLLTHPGQPLLGESMTCGNNAPSDQSSEAFIYPNILSANPDPAPVTAQPLPNNNHPPAPSLPCSLHAHVAPTSFAFSSVPQHMQNRSFSNMSSSYAHHALHLPNLSHQGQASTFPPSSFTHPSSSFPHPHPPFQPSSCLAVSSSFQQSVSSVPSMPPTAHPQNLPNPATSSYPPVEIGAIPQFNPAAPYRPEMVLHHPSLLPQLDPSLSSNLPSSTPPPALYPAFPSYPLRLCQDPHSSLSIPFRHLYRQHQHGHAHPQGSYLDMSTRAVF, encoded by the exons ATGCTGAGCATGGAGATGTACCCCAGTTTGACTCTGGGACCACAAAGGATCGGAGACTGCTTTTACAGAG ACCGGCAGGCTCCAGCCCACATGCCGTTGTTCCCTCCTGCCTGTGACGTTGTGGCCAAAGCCCTGCCCCCGAGGCTGCTCGCCCCTCCACCTGTTCCCAACGACCCTACCACCAAAGCCCCAAAAGATGAGGTGAAGATGGAGCTGGAGAATGCATCCTTATGGAAACAGTTCAGCTCGGTGGGCACAGAGATGATCATCACAAAGAAGGGCAG ACGGATGTTCCCCGGGCTGAGGTTAAAGCTCTCAGGCCTGAACCCATCTCTCCGTTACATCCTCCTCCTGGACATCATCCCAGCGGACAACTCTCGCTATCGCTTCCAAGGTGGTGGCTGGCAGGCTGTTGGCGGGGCAGAGGCGAGGCTACCGGACCGGGTTTTCATCCACCCAGACTCACCAGCCACAGGAGCTCACTGGCAGAGCCGCACCATCTCGTTTCACTACGCCAAGCTCACCAACAACACGCTGGACTCACAGGGACAT ATAATCCTGCACTCGCTGCATCGCTACCAGCCCAGAGTTCATGTCATTGAAGCCAGAGACGTGCTGAGGTGGGGCGGAGGGCAACACTCCTTTGTTTTCCCTGAGACCCAGTTTCTCACAGTCACTGCCTACCAGAACAACAAG atCACAGAGCTGAAAATCAGCGCCAACCCCTTCGCTAAAGGCTTCCGAGAAGACGGCATGAACAGCAAAAA ACAAAGAGATGCAAGACAGAAGCGCAAAATATCTGTCCTGACAGAAACCTTGGATATTG TGAACTGTGATCCATGTGACTCTACTGAGCTCCTGCCGCAGCCCATAACCACCAGCACAGACCTGCAGGCCCTCGCTCTGGCCTCTCTGCCCCCACTGCCTGACCCCTCCTGTGGGTTCAGACCAGAGGGAGCCTCCTATCAGGACACTCTGGTCCCGGAGCAGCCACTAGATCTCGGCCAAGCATTCATGGCATCGCACATGTCCGATATCGGCATCTCCATGGCCAATGGGATGCAGGGCACACCAGGAAGTGAGGTGGCGAATCGTATGATTGAAAG ATCAGACACTATGGGTGAACCAGCTTACACCTCCACCTTCCCTGCGGTTCAGAACAACTCCTCCTCTTTCCCATCAGCTCCTCTACCTcagacctcctcctccttctcctccctctctgtccccgACTCTTCAGATACATCCAATGCTCAGTCTATGGActatccctccatcctctcctcctcccccacgctctcctcctcctccaccaccaccaccaccaccccctcaCTGCAGCAGACCTCCTTCACCTTCCCCACGCCGCCTCCTTCTAACTCCTCCTCGCCACAGCCActcctgtcctcctcctccccctctgccAACCACTATCACACCATCCCAGAGACAATCATCCCCCATACACCTACAGCCGCCTCTTTCCCTGCCCCATCTTCCACATGTCAGTCAGGTCTGCAGGACCAAATATCAGTTCATTCTCTGCTCACTCATCCTGGTCAGCCTCTGCTGGGTGAATCCATGACCTGTGGAAATAATGCACCCAGCGATCAAAGCTCGGAAGCATTTATCTATCCAAATATCCTTTCTGCAAATCCTGATCCCGCTCCAGTTACCGCTCAGCCTctccccaacaacaaccacccaccagctcccagtctgccGTGCTCCCTACACGCTCATGTTGCCCCCACATCTTTTGCCTTCTCCTCCGTCCCTCAACACATGCAAAATCGGTCGTTCTCAAATATGTCTTCCAGCTATGCCCACCATGCTCTTCACCTCCCAAATCTGAGCCACCAAGGCCAAGCTTCcaccttccctccctcctccttcactCATCCATCATCCTCCTTTCCTCACCCTCACCCTCCTTTCCAGCCCTCCTCTTGCTTGGctgtctcctcttctttccAGCAGTCTGTTTCCTCAGTTCCCTCAATGCCACCAACAGCGCATCCTCAAAACCTGCCCAATCCCGCCACTTCCTCATACCCTCCGGTCGAAATAGGTGCCATCCCGCAGTTCAATCCTGCCGCCCCCTATCGTCCAGAGATGGTACTGCACCACCCGTCTCTTCTCCCTCAGCTGGATCCATCACTTTCCTCCAATCTTCCCTCCTCCACCCCTCCCCCAGCCCTCTACCCTGCCTTTCCGTCCTACCCTCTCCGGCTTTGCCAGGACCCTCACTcatccctctccatcccattcAGGCATCTGTACAGACAACACCAGCATGGACACGCCCACCCCCAGGGGTCCTACCTGGATATGAGCACAAGAGCTGTGTTTTAA